In Halobacteriovorax marinus SJ, the following proteins share a genomic window:
- a CDS encoding ATP-binding cassette domain-containing protein — translation MIEGNIRKIYSGFEFCSGDFKISKESITIVYGDSGSGKTTFLNCIAGVEKDFEGEIHFEGDYSIGYVFQKNSLFPHLNVLKNLEFAVKRCQKIKYSLDEIVKALEIESLLHKRIHKLSGGEVQRVSIARSILSAADILLMDEPLSALHTKAKKEILDLILKINTEFKIPILMVTHSMEELSALCDEVIYMQRGEPLQVMNREEALRNLDPRGPINILRKEDVHSLKLNFIDKSTSDYLIHSNHIILAPDPTLKSNFAHYINCKIVEIIESDENVYLIKLEYLKSRPLYAKVLKSNFDFSIGQDVVALFGPESLMD, via the coding sequence ATGATTGAGGGAAATATAAGAAAGATATATTCAGGATTTGAGTTTTGTTCTGGTGATTTTAAGATCTCCAAAGAATCTATTACTATTGTCTATGGAGATTCTGGTAGTGGAAAGACAACTTTCTTAAATTGTATTGCTGGGGTAGAAAAAGACTTTGAAGGAGAAATTCATTTTGAAGGTGATTACTCTATTGGTTATGTCTTTCAGAAAAATTCACTCTTTCCGCATTTAAATGTTTTAAAGAACCTTGAGTTTGCAGTTAAGAGATGTCAAAAAATAAAGTACTCTCTTGATGAAATAGTTAAGGCCCTAGAGATTGAGAGCCTACTTCATAAAAGAATACACAAGCTCTCTGGTGGTGAAGTTCAGAGAGTCTCTATTGCAAGATCAATTCTCTCAGCGGCCGATATCCTTCTCATGGACGAGCCTCTTAGTGCACTTCACACTAAAGCGAAGAAAGAAATTCTCGATTTAATTTTAAAGATTAATACAGAATTTAAGATACCAATTCTTATGGTGACTCACTCTATGGAGGAGCTAAGCGCGCTTTGTGATGAAGTTATATATATGCAACGTGGAGAACCTCTCCAGGTTATGAATAGAGAAGAGGCCTTGAGAAATTTAGACCCTCGAGGACCAATTAATATTCTAAGAAAGGAAGATGTACATTCTTTAAAATTAAATTTTATAGATAAATCTACAAGTGATTATCTTATTCACTCCAATCATATTATTTTAGCCCCAGACCCAACATTAAAGAGTAACTTCGCTCACTATATAAATTGTAAAATTGTAGAAATAATTGAAAGTGATGAGAATGTTTACCTTATAAAATTAGAGTACCTAAAAAGTAGACCCCTTTATGCCAAGGTGCTTAAGAGTAATTTTGATTTCTCAATAGGCCAAGATGTTGTGGCGCTTTTTGGCCCTGAATCTCTTATGGATTAA
- a CDS encoding hydroxyacid dehydrogenase, which yields MKPFIVVADGFDKNLFEDLKNTNEFDVHPSSKITQEELKELLPKINGLVIRSATTITKEYLDLAPNLKYVIRAGAGTDNIDKASCQEVGVRVSNTPGANNNSAAEHAVALMMTVLRKTAWAHSTMKSGGWDKSKFTGNELANKKVGILGFGQIGQIVAKRIGGFDPEVQFFDPFQEGSDLSYVSKCDDLKKLFSESDIITIHTPLMDATRGLVNKELLSLMKPNAILINAARGGIVNEDDLYEVLNAGKIRGAGFDVYATEPLEEDSKLRSLDNLVMTPHLGASTEEAQFRVGEMAVHQLKEFFINENLLNEVRV from the coding sequence ATGAAACCTTTTATTGTAGTAGCTGATGGCTTTGATAAAAATCTATTTGAAGACCTAAAGAATACAAACGAATTTGACGTACATCCTTCTTCTAAAATTACTCAAGAAGAATTGAAGGAATTACTTCCAAAAATAAATGGTCTTGTTATCAGATCTGCAACGACAATAACAAAAGAGTACTTAGACCTTGCTCCAAATTTAAAGTATGTGATTCGTGCTGGAGCTGGAACAGATAATATTGATAAAGCTTCTTGCCAGGAAGTTGGAGTTAGAGTTTCAAACACTCCAGGTGCCAATAATAACTCTGCTGCTGAACATGCAGTAGCACTTATGATGACTGTACTAAGAAAGACAGCGTGGGCCCACTCTACAATGAAGAGCGGAGGATGGGACAAGTCTAAATTTACTGGAAATGAACTTGCTAATAAGAAAGTAGGTATCCTAGGGTTTGGTCAAATTGGTCAGATCGTAGCAAAGAGAATTGGTGGATTTGATCCTGAAGTTCAATTCTTTGATCCTTTCCAAGAGGGAAGTGATCTCTCTTATGTTAGTAAGTGCGATGACTTAAAAAAACTTTTTAGTGAGAGTGATATTATAACAATTCACACTCCTCTAATGGATGCTACAAGAGGACTTGTTAATAAAGAACTTCTTTCTTTAATGAAACCAAATGCAATACTTATTAATGCTGCTAGAGGTGGAATCGTAAACGAAGATGATCTCTATGAAGTTTTAAATGCTGGAAAAATTAGAGGGGCTGGATTTGATGTTTATGCGACAGAGCCTTTAGAGGAAGATTCTAAGTTAAGATCTTTGGACAACCTTGTTATGACACCACACCTTGGAGCTTCAACAGAGGAAGCTCAATTTAGAGTAGGAGAGATGGCGGTTCATCAGTTAAAGGAATTCTTTATCAATGAAAACCTCTTAAATGAAGTGAGAGTATAA